A single region of the Sciurus carolinensis chromosome 16, mSciCar1.2, whole genome shotgun sequence genome encodes:
- the Fbxo17 gene encoding F-box only protein 17: MGARPSRRRLPVDPPVALDALPPELLVQVLSHVPPLALVTRCRPVCRAWRDVVDGPTVWLLQLARDRSAEGRAFYALAQRCPPSNEDEDELPLCALARYCLRAPLGRNLIFNSCGEQGFRGWEVEHGGNGWAVEKNLTVVPGAPSQTCFVTSFEWCFKRQLVDLVMEGVWQELLDSAQIEICVADWWGARENCGCIYRLRVRLLDVYENEVVKFSASPNPVLQWTERSCRQVSHVFTNFGKGIRYVSFEQYGRDMRSWVGHYGALVTHSSVRIRIRPS; encoded by the exons ATGGGCGCCCGGCCGTCTCGGCGGCGGCTGCCCGTAGATCCGCCCGTGGCCCTGGACGCGCTGCCCCCGGAGCTGCTCGTGCAGGTGCTGAGCCACGTGCCGCCGCTAGCGTTAGTGACCCGCTGCCGCCCGGTGTGCCGCGCCTGGCGCGATGTAGTGGACGGGCCCACTGTGTGGCTGCTGCAGCTGGCCCGCGACCGCAGCGCCGAGGGTCGTGCATTCTACGCCTTGGCCCAGCGCTGCCCACCAAGCAACGAAGACGAAGACGAGCTCCCGCTCTGCGCCCTGGCGCGCTACTGCCTGCGGGCGCCCCTCGGCCGCAACCTCATCTTCAACTCCTGCGGAGAGC AGGGCTTCAGAGGCTGGGAGGTGGAGCATGGAGGAAATGGCTGGGCCGTGGAAAAGAACCTGACAGTGGTGCCCGGGGCTCCTTCCCAGACCTGCTTCGTGACTTCTTTCGA ATGGTGCTTCAAGAGGCAGCTTGTGGACCTGGTGATGGAGGGTGTTTGGCAGGAGCTGCTGGACAGCGCCCAGATCGAGATCTGCGTGGCGGACTG GTGGGGCGCCCGAGAAAACTGCGGCTGCATCTACCGGCTTCGGGTCCGCCTCCTGGACGTGTATGAAAACGAAGTGGTCAAGTTCTCAGCGTCGCCCAACCCGGTCCTTCAGTGGACTGAGAGGAGCTGCCGACAG GTCTCCCACGTCTTCACCAACTTTGGCAAGGGCATCCGCTACGTGTCATTTGAGCAGTACGGGAGAGACATGCGTTCCTGGGTGGGACACTACGGTGCCCTTGTGACCCACTCCAGCGTGAGGATCAGGATCCGGCCGTCCTGA
- the Mrps12 gene encoding 28S ribosomal protein S12, mitochondrial translates to MSWSRLLLGLNRSLSRGLALAPQPWATRSMATLNQMHRLGPPKRPPPRLGPTEGRPQLKGVVLRTFIRKPKKPNSANRKCCRVRLSTGREAVCFIPGEGHNLQEHHVVLVQGGRTQDLPGVKLKVVRGKYDCGHVQKK, encoded by the exons ATGTCCTGGTCTCGTCTTCTCCTTGGCCTCAACAGGTCCCTAAGTCGTG GCCTAGCCCTggcaccccagccctgggccaCCCGCTCCATGGCTACACTGAACCAGATGCACCGCCTGGGGCCTCCAAAGCGGCCACCTCCACGTCTGGGCCCCACTGAGGGCCGGCCACAGCTGAAAGGCGTGGTTCTGCGCACCTTCATCCGCAAGCCCAAGAAGCCCAACTCGGCCAACCGCAAGTGCTGCCGCGTCCGACTCAGCACAGGTCGCGAGGCGGTCTGCTTTATCCCCGGTGAGGGCCACAACCTGCAGGAGCACCACGTTGTCCTCGTGCAGGGTGGCCGCACCCAAGACCTGCCGGGAGTCAAGCTCAAGGTTGTACGGGGCAAATACGACTGTGGCCACGTGCAGAAGAAGTGA